One Prunus dulcis chromosome 8, ALMONDv2, whole genome shotgun sequence DNA window includes the following coding sequences:
- the LOC117637411 gene encoding indole-3-acetic acid-induced protein ARG7-like — MGLRLPGIVNSKKGLNKAATSKTVDIPKGYFAVYVGGSQKKRFVVPISYLNEPLFLDLLSQAEEEFGYDHPRGGITIPCSDETFIHLTSSLSV, encoded by the coding sequence ATGGGATTACGATTGCCAGGAATTGTTAACTCCAAGAAGGGTCTAAACAAGGCTGCTACTTCAAAGACCGTAGACATCCCAAAAGGCTACTTTGCAGTGTATGTTGGGGGGAGCCAGAAGAAGCGATTTGTGGTTCCAATATCATACTTGAATGAGCCTTTGTTCTTGGATTTGCTAAGTCaagcagaagaagaatttGGATATGATCATCCAAGGGGTGGTATCACAATCCCCTGCAGTGATGAAACCTTCATTCATCTCACTTCCAGCTTAAGTGTATGA
- the LOC117637932 gene encoding auxin-induced protein 15A-like produces MGFRLPAIVNAKRSLIRSLSISSQTADSKTLDIPKGYFAVYVGENQKKRFVIPISYLNEPLFLDLLSQAEEEFGYDHPMGGITIPCSENTFLDLTSRLSV; encoded by the coding sequence ATGGGTTTCCGGTTGCCTGCAATTGTTAACGCAAAGAGAAGTCTCATTCGATCTTTATCTATTTCAAGCCAGACAGCAGATTCAAAGACCTTAGATATCCCAAAAGGCTACTTTGCAGTCTATGTTGGGGAGAACCAGAAGAAGCGGTTTGTGATTCCGATATCATATTTGAATGAGCCTTTATTCCTGGATTTGCTGAGTCAAGCTGAAGAAGAATTCGGATATGATCATCCCATGGGAGGTATCACAATTCCCTGCAGTGAAAACACCTTCCTTGATCTCACTTCCCGCTTAAGTGTGTGA
- the LOC117638419 gene encoding indole-3-acetic acid-induced protein ARG7-like: MGFRLPGIVHAKRSLIRSLSSSSRTAESKTLDIPKGYFAVYVGKSQKKRFVIPVSYLNETFFLDLLSQAEEEFGYDHPMGGITIPCSEDTFLHLTSCLSV, encoded by the coding sequence ATGGGTTTCCGGTTGCCTGGAATTGTTCACGCCAAGAGAAGTCTCATTCGATCTCTATCTAGTTCAAGCCGGACAGCTGAATCAAAGACCTTGGATATCCCAAAAGGCTATTTTGCAGTCTATGTTGGAAAGAGCCAGAAGAAGCGGTTTGTGATTCCAGTATCATATTTgaatgaaactttttttctAGATTTGCTGAGTCAAGCTGAAGAAGAATTTGGATATGATCATCCCATGGGTGGTATCACAATCCCCTGCAGTGAAGACACTTTCCTTCATCTCACTTCCTGCTTAAGTGTGTGA
- the LOC117637929 gene encoding auxin-responsive protein SAUR21-like yields MAIRLPSIMHAKQILRRGRFLANGAASTSSVGVPKGFLAVYVGESEKKRYMVPISFLSQPSFQELLSKAEEEFGFDHPMGGLTIPCREEIFINLTSRFRDL; encoded by the coding sequence ATGGCTATCCGATTGCCTAGTATTATGCATGCTAAGCAGATTCTCCGACGAGGACGTTTTCTTGCAAACGGAGCAGCTTCAACATCTTCAGTGGGTGTTCCAAAAGGCTTCTTGGCTGTGTATGTTGGAGAAAGCGAAAAAAAGCGATACATGGTTCCGATTTCATTCTTGAGTCAGCCTTCATTTCAAGAGTTGCTAAGTAAGGCAGAGGAAGAATTTGGATTTGACCATCCAATGGGTGGACTCACAATCCCTTGCAGAGAAGAAATCTTCATTAATCTCACTTCTCGGTTTAGGGACCTGTGA
- the LOC117637933 gene encoding auxin-induced protein 15A-like: MGFRLPGIVNAKRSLIRSRSTSKQTAESKTDIPKGYFAVYVGESQKKRFVIPVSYLNEPLFLDLLSQAEEEFGYDHPMGGITIPCSENTFLDLTSRLSV, encoded by the coding sequence ATGGGTTTCAGGTTGCCTGGAATTGTTAACGCAAAGAGAAGTCTCATCCGATCTCGATCTACTTCAAAACAGACAGCTGAATCAAAGACAGATATCCCAAAAGGCTATTTTGCAGTGTATGTTGGAGAGAGCCAGAAGAAGCGGTTTGTGATTCCGGTATCATATTTGAATGAACCTTTATTCCTGGATTTGTTGAGTCAAGCTGAAGAAGAATTTGGATATGATCATCCCATGGGTGGTATCACAATCCCCTGCAGTGAAAACACCTTCCTCGATCTTACTTCCCGCTTAAGTGTATGA
- the LOC117637931 gene encoding auxin-responsive protein SAUR21-like, translating to MAIRFPGIMHAKQILRRGSLSANRADSTSSVGVPKGFLAVYVGESKRKRYMVPISFLSQASFQELLSKAEEEFGFDHPMGGLTIPCREEIFINLTSQLNGM from the coding sequence ATGGCTATCCGATTTCCTGGTATTATGCATGCTAAGCAGATTCTCCGACGAGGAAGTCTTTCTGCAAACCGAGCAGATTCGACATCTTCCGTAGGTGTTCCAAAAGGCTTCTTAGCAGTGTATGTTGGAGAGAGCAAAAGAAAGCGATACATGGTTCCGATTTCATTCTTGAGTCAGGCTTCATTTCAAGAGTTGCTAAGTAAGGCAGAGGAAGAATTTGGATTTGACCATCCAATGGGTGGACTCACAATCCCTTGCAGAGAAGAAATCTTCATTAATCTCACTTCTCAGTTGAATGGCATGTGA
- the LOC117637935 gene encoding auxin-responsive protein SAUR21-like, with product MAIRLSQILRQSSLFFANKATSSSSVGVPKGYIVVYVGEFEKKRFVVPISFLSQPSFQELLRKAEEEFGYNYPMGGLTIPCREDIFIDLTSRLN from the coding sequence ATGGCGATTCGGTTATCACAAATTCTACGACAATCGAGCTTATTTTTTGCAAACAAAGcaacatcatcatcttctgTTGGTGTTCCAAAAGGCTACATTGTAGTGTATGTTGGAGAGTTTGAAAAGAAGCGATTTGTCGTTCCGATATCATTTTTGAGTCAGCCTTCATTTCAAGAGTTGCTAAGGAAGGCAGAGGAAGAATTCGGATACAATTATCCGATGGGTGGACTGACAATTCCTTGTAGAGAAGACATCTTCATTGACCTCACTTCCCGCTTGAATTAA
- the LOC117637926 gene encoding transcription initiation factor TFIID subunit 14b-like: protein MNNSSSSKSHGVDQPELSGPKSLRTKMGKPEDSEKKIFHKKLKDVEISVPIVYGNISFWLGKKANEYQSHKWTVYVRGATNEDLGVVIKRAVFQLHSSFNNPTRVIESPPFELSECGWGEFEIAITLFFHSDVCDKPLNLFHHLKLYPEDESGPMSTKKPVVVESYDEIVFPEPSEAFLARVQNQPALIVPRLPAGSVLPPPVPVEDPSKRKRGDTKDHPMSQWFMNFSEADELLQLAAARQQVQAHIAKFRREISLLDGQQQQQVNSVSDQ from the exons ATGAACAATAGTTCTTCTTCCAAATCGCACGGTGTAGATCAGCCTGAGTTGAGTGGGCCCAAATCACTGCGCACCAAAATGGGCAAACCAGAAGACAGTGAAAAGAAG ATTTTTCATAAGAAACTCAAAGATGTTGAGATTAGTGTTCCGATAGTGTATGGCAATATTTCATTCTGGCTCGGTAAGAAGGCAAACGA GTACCAATCACATAAGTGGACTGTATACGTCCGTGGGGCAACCAATGAGGATTTGGGAGTGGTGATAAAGCGTGCTGTTTTTCAGCTGCATTCCAGTTTCAATAATCCCACAAGGGTGATCGAGTCACCACCATTCGAGTTGTCAGAATGTGGTTGGGGCGAATTTGAAATCGCTATTACTCTTTTTTTCCACAGTGATGTTTGTGATAAGCCATTAAACTT ATTTCATCATTTGAAGTTGTACCCAGAGGATGAGTCTGGTCCTATGTCAACTAAAAAACCTGTTGTCGTGGAATCCTATGATGAGATTGTGTTCCCCGAGCCTTCAGAGGCGTTTTTAGCTCGTGTGCAGAATCAGCCAGCTTTAATTGTGCCCAGATTACCTGCTGGCTCTGTTTTGCCTCCTCCTG TGCCAGTTGAGGATCCAAgtaagagaaagagaggtgACACCAAAGATCATCCGATGTCCCAGTGGTTCATGAATTTCTCAGAAGCAGATGAGCTGTTACAACTTGCAGCAGCTCGTCAGCAG GTTCAAGCTCATATTGCTAAATTTCGAAGAGAGATAAGTTTGCTAGATGgacagcagcagcaacaagtGAATTCTGTCTCCGACCAGTGA